A window of Pullulanibacillus sp. KACC 23026 genomic DNA:
CCTCTAAAAGGGGAAACCCAAGAAGAGATCCTCTCTCTTTTTTGTGGTGACAGGACGAGTGATTAAGCGTTGGATAGTGTTAACCGACAAACGCAACACTTTCAACTTTTAGTGCATCGACATAAGTGACTTCACCTGTTGGAAGGGATGAGTTTGTGACTAATAAAATGACATAGGCATACCTTTCATTAAAATCAATGAGTCTTCCTTCAATAACATCACCAGAATCCGTCACGATACGAATTTCAGTACCCAAGCTCAGTTCTTCAAATAAAGAAACTAGACTAGAAGAGGCATCGAAGGCTTCTTCATCACAGTCGTCTTTTTTCTTGCAATCTTTTTTGTGATCATCGCAGTCGTCTTTTTTCTTGCAATCTTTTTTGTGATCGTCACAGTCGTCTTTTTTCTTGCAGTCTTTTTTGTGATCATCACAGTCGTCTTTTTTCTTGCAATCTTTTTTGTGATCGTCGCAGTCGTCTTTTTTCTTGCAATCTTTTTTGTGATCGTCGCAGTCGTCTTTTTTCTTGCAATCTTTTTTGTGATCGTCGCAGTCGTCTTTTTGATTGAGGACGCAGCACGCATCATTTAAATAAAAACGTTTGCTTAGAGAGTATTTTTTGACATCATCAAGAATAGAGATTAATAAGTTCCGAGTGTTTTCATTCATATTATGAACTCTCCTTTTTATGATTTATGGCATAGTTTTTACCAAATTATTCAATATACAGTTAAGTTCTTGTACTCCAACCTAGTATTTTAAAAATTGGTTTTATATCCAGCTTTTCCTATCACCACTAAAATTGAAAGGGCCCCAATTGTTTGGGACCCTTTGTATCTAGCGACTAGGATACAAAACTTAAGCTTTCAATTTTTGTGACATCAACAAAAACAACTTCTCCTTCTACAAAAGGCGACAAAGTTCCCGGCACGCTAATTTCAATATATGGATCCCCAACTAGTCTAATAAAAGTTCCTGTAATGATATCGCCAGAGTCCGTTACAACACGAATCGTCACACCAGGGCTAAGTCTTTTAAAGATTGGCAACAAACCAAAGAGATTTGTTGAATTATGATCGTGATGATGGTGATGATGGTGATCTTTATGAGAGTGTTTACCCAAAGTTAATCTCTCCTTTTAATTTATTTGGTCTTACAAAAATAAGCTATTCATCGTGATTCTTTTTATCTTGTACACTAACCTACTAAACTTAAAAAATAGTTATTTATCTCAATCGTTGAATTTTAATAAATATAAAGGGGAAATTTCCGCAACAGTTCTAATTGATGTAACTGTCAATAAAATTGGAAGTGAAAGGGAGTGTTATCGATGAAATTAATTGACATTCGATCTTACAAAGTGGATGAATTGGAACAGGAATTGCGAATTTGTTCGTCCAGACGAAATGATGATGGAGAATTAGATGTGGGAATTGATATTTGGAAGCGTGTGAATGGCACGTGGACCTATTTAGGAAGAAGGTATGGCTATGATAAAACACCGATCCAACAACCTGAAGAGTGGCAAGAAATTGTGAAAAAAATAAAGGAAAGCCACTCCAATTAAACGATGGCGATTCTCGACTAAAAAAGGTTTTCAAAGCATCCGTAGCCTTGAAAACCTTTTTTGATTATTTGTTAAGGCGTTTATCTAAGATCGTTATGTTCCAATGGTTCAAGACAAAAGGATGAGACGACCGCGACTTAATAGAGAGATAGTTCATTAAACGGATAATATCTTAAACTTACTTTGCCGACGACTTGACTCATGCTTACAAAACCAATCATCCTGCTATCTTCACTTACGCTCCTGTTATCCCCCATTACCCATAGCTTGCCTTTTGGAACCCTCATTACAAAGTTTGTACTTTTTTCTGTTTGCAGAGAGAAATTATTGGTGAAATAGTTACCTGGGTTCTCCTCTTCGAATTTTTGTTTATATTGATTTAAATACGGTTCTGAAATCTTTTTCCCATTTCTATATAGCTGATCATTTTTATATACAATGGTATCTCCAGGTAACCCAATCACTCTCTTCACATAATCCTCAGTGGGCGTGGCGTGGAAAATAATCACATCTCCATAATGAGGTGAACTAAAATCATAAACCATTTTGTTTACAATTAAGCGATTATTATTTTGGAAATTAGGCATCATCGAAATGCCATCTACCACATAATTCGTCAAGAAAAAATGCCTGACAATAATAGCGAGTAAAATGGCAATAAGGAGAGCTCTAACCCAACTCCAAAATTCTCTTTTTTTTGATACTTTCTCTTCCATGATCCTTATTTCCCCTCTTCTTCAGGCGCTTCCTAACTTTTCCATAATCATTATAGCATAAATAGATGAGCCATTTTTAAACGATTTATGAAAGGATCAGAACCCATTAGCACTTTTTAATTGATTTTGGCGTTCATCCCCTTGATGAACGCCATTCCGGCTGCCTCACTCCCTCTTTTTGGCGTTCATTCCCTCGATGAACGCCCTTCCGGCTGACTCATCCACTTATTTTGGCGTTCATACCTTTGATGAACGCCCTTACAGCTGCCTCACTCCCTCTTTTTGGCGTTCATTCCCTCAATGAACGCCTTTCTTGCCTGCTCTCAACCCTATTTTGGCGTTCATCCCCTCGATGAACGCCCTTCTTGCCTGCTCTCAACCCTATTTTGGCGTTCATCCCCTCAATGAACGCCATTCTTGCCTGCTCTCAACCCTATTTTGGCGTTCATCCCCTCTATGAACGCCATTCCGGCTGCCTCACTCCCTCTTTTTGGCGTTCATCCCCTCGATGAACGCCATTCTTGCCTGCTCTCAACCCTATTTTGGCGTTCATCCCCTCAATGAACGCCATTACAGCTGCCTCACTCCCTCTTTTTGGCGTTCATCCCCTTGATGAACGCCATTCCGGCTGCCTCACTCCCTCTTTTTGGCGTTCATCCCCTCAATGAACGCCATTCCGGCTGCCTCACTCCCTCCTTTTGGCGTTCATCCCCTTGATGAACGCCATTCCGGCTGCCTCACTCCCTCTTTTTGGCGTTCATCCCCTCAATGAACGCCCTTACAGCTGCCTCACTCCCTCTTTTTGGCGTTCATCCCGTCGATGAACGCCCTTACAGCTGCCTCACTCCCTCTTTTTGGCGTTCATCCCCTCAATGAACGCCCTTACAGCTGCCTCACTCCCTCTTTTTGGCGTTCATCCCCTCAATGAACGCCATTACAGGTGCCTCCCCCCCTCTTTTTGGCGTTCATCCCCTCGATGAACGCCCTTACAGCTGCCTCACTCCCTCTTTTTGGCGTTCATCCCCCCGATGAACGCCATTCTTAACAGCTCTCAACTCTATTTTGGCGTTCATCCCCTCAATGAACGCCATTCTTGCCTGCTCTCAACCCTATTTTGGCGTTCATCCTCTCGATGAACGCCATTCTTGCCTGCTCTCAACCCTATTTTGGCGTTCATCCTCTCAATGAACGCCCTTCTTGCCTACTCTCAACCCTATTTTGGCGTTCATCCTCTCGATGAACGCCCTTCTTGCCTGCTCTCAACCCTATTTTGGCGTTCATCCCCTCAATGAACGCCATTCCGGCTGCCTCCCCCCCTCTTTTTGGCGTTCATCCCCTTGATGAACGCCATTCCGGCTGCCTCACTCCCTCTTTTTGGCGTTCATTCCCTCAATGAACGCCCTTCTCAACTGCCTCACAACCCTATTTTGGCGAATTTCCACAACAAGCAAAATGACACGGCCATGTTAGCGTGTCATTTAACTAGGCTTATTCAGTTATGAAAAGGCTCCTATCCCTTTTAAAAGCTTTACCTCTTAACGATTAATGTGCTGCCATTCGACCCCTCTTTTTAAAATCCGAGGCAGTTTTCCTGTTAACTCCACGCCGCTAACCATTCCAAAGCCATCCTTCTTGCCTAATGTTCCTAATACCCCTTTATTTTTGATTGGCTTAATACGAATGGGCTTTTTTCGGTTTATGAGATGATGTAAAATGATCGCGACTTGCGAACCTTGTTGCTGGGCGATTTGAGCACTTGGGGGAAAGGGGGTTGATGAACAGTCCCCAATCGCAAAGATGTTGGGATAATTTTGGACACGGTTTAATGAATCAATTTTGAGGCGTCCCATTTGATCCTTCTCCTCCATCAACCCTCTGACCACAGCATTAGATTGAATGCCTGCTGCCCACAAAATCAAATCAGCTTCCTCTCTTAACCCATTCCGATATACGTTGTGCTTTCCAATAAACTCAATATTAGAATGGGTCAGGACCTCAATATCGTGTCTCTTTAACCAATCACTAGCATAGTTTTGTATTTTCTTAGGAAGTGTCTTTAACACCTGATTCCCTTTCTCATAAATATGGATGTTTAAATCCTCCCGGGACTCTCTTAATTCACTGGCAAGCTCGACACCGGTCAATCCTCCTCCGACAATTTTGACAGTCCCATAAGGTTTTGTATTCAATAAGGCAACCGATGTTCTTCTCGTTTCCTCTATCGTTTGGATACTTCTTGCATAATCGCGGGCTCCTTTGACTAGGTCAAAGCGGTCTTCAGAACCCAATGCAATCACTAAATAATCAAATGAAATGCGTTGATTAGAGGTTTCTACCCATTGTTGTTTCAGGTTGATTTGTTTAACCTCATCATAAATTAGATCTAATAGTGGATGTTTAGGGAAAGAGACACGGGTCTGGTAATCAGCAAGAGTCCCTGCTGCCAGAGCATAATTTTCCGTTTTAATCGTATGAAAAGGCTGTCGATCAATGAGCGTCATACAAAAAGGCGCTTTAGATTTCTTAGTCAAGAGCCTCTTTACTACCTCCAGTCCACCATATCCCCCACCTAAAACGACAATGTGAATCACATAAAATCCTCCTTGATGCCTAATACGTGAGGTGCAGCCCTTATGTCCATAAACTCATCGTATCCATCCACACCCAGTCGTTTATCTTTTAGGACAATTGAAGACATACAGATCCCTTTCACCCTATGACTTTAATATATATTTCTTAGAATGGTGGTTTATGACTGATACCGCTCGCAGTATAAAGGCATTAGAGTTTGTCGTTAGTTGAAAGAGACTCCATCCTATTTAAAAGAGATTAGGGGAGTCTATCAACGTGATTTAACACGTTGACACGGTTCAGCTAAAAGCTCTCTGGACTCTTTTAAGGACAATATTTTGTTTTTCGTTAAAACCAACTATACGAACAGTTGTTTGGTTGTTTTTCCAAATATAAGTACTTCATTCTTCAACCTCTCGCACACTTTTCTAAAATTTTTGTACAATAGAAGAGAGGCTAAATCTGCAGAACGACAATAGTCCGTATTCGTTTCATATTTTTTATCAAATTAAAGTAGGTGCTTAACTGATGCCTTCGTTTTATTTTAATCCAATCAAAATTGACTCTATAGGCTCTGGCGCTCAAGTTAACTTTGGAGATGTCTTGAATATTTCACCTAAAGCAATGTCCAAATCCATCTCGGGATCGGGAGCATTTGAAACGGGAGATTTCCAGGTTCATTATGAATGGTTCAGTCTAACAAATACGATTGATTCAGATGGCTCAGATCAAACCATTGCAGCCAATAATTGACATTTTCCATGATACAACTGAAATCAATATAAGGTGCCCACGACGACCAAATAGATGGGGAAAAACGGTTTGCTGAAGAGGAAATTCCATCCTCTAACGCGGTTCTTTACTATTAAACCTGCCACTTTTTCCAACCAGTTACATTCAACGAACAAGCCGCTAACTTATCCTTCTTCCTTATGACAAAAATCCTAAATTCTATCTCGACTTTTTTTAAAAGTAATCGTGTTTCCTCTTCAGCAAACCGCTAGTATCCAGACAAGACAATTAAGAGGCTGGGGCAAAACGAAACTAACTGACTTAAATTCCGAACACTAAATGTTTATAAGGACAGAAACCAATAGGAAGTGCAGTCAAAATACGGAGACTCCTACGGGAACAGCACGTGTCCGAAGACCCCGCAAGCAAGTGTTTTCCTTGCTGAAGAGGCTTGGGTCGTGCCCGCAGAAAGCGACGTATTTTGACTAGCGTTTCATAAATGACTTAACTTATAAATGAAAAACCGAACTTATCACATTAAAAGGTGTGAATAGGTTCGGTTTTTTCTATTCGTCATCTACTTCTGCCCCAGTCTCTTGATTTTTGGAGATTTTAACCTTTTAACCGTTCGATCGTATCCTTTAAGGCTTCAATAACCCGATCGCACCAGGCATCAAATTCTGGATCCTCAACCTGATACTCAGGGTGTTCCAAACAATAGCGAATCGTTTCTTTGACGCCTTGGTCAAACCGCGTCGTGGCTGTAAAACCAGGCACCAATCTTTTGAGTTTGTCATTTTCAAAGACAACGGTGTTTGCTTTATCGCCAATTAAACTACCTTTAAAATCATAGTGACTGCAGGCATTTAAAAATTCAGAAGCCACATGGACAGCGTTTAATTCAACGCCTAAGGCATCGGCAATCGTTTGATAAACTTGGTTCCAAGTTAGTGATTCATCAGAAGTGATTTGAACGGCTTCTCCGATCGCATGACTGTTACCCATTAGACCAATAAACCCTTTGGCAAAGTCGCGATTATGTGTCATCGTCCAAAGAGACGTCCCATCACCGTGAATAATGACGGGCTTGTGCTCCATCATGCGCTTAACGACTTGCCATGATCCCTTGTTCCCATGCACCCCTAGGGGAACTGACCGTTCATCATATGTATGACTTGGTCTTACAATCGTAATTGGAAACCCGTTGTCACGATACTGCTTCAATAAGTAATCTTCACAGGCAATTTTATTCCTTGAATACGCCCAATAAGGATTAGCTAATGGCGTTCCTTCTGTTATCCGGTAATCGGATAAAGGCTTTTGATAAGCGGATGCCGAGCTAATAAAAATAAATTGTTTGGTTTTACCATTAAATAAACGGAAATCGCGTTCTAAATGGGCCGGCTCAAAGGCTATAAAATCAGCCACAACATCAAACTCATGCGATTCGATTAAGTTTGCAACACGTGCTTCATCGTGAATATCCGCTTCCAAAATGGTCGCCCCTTCAGGCAATTGACTGTTCCGATTTCCACGATTGATCAAATACAACTCACAATCCTGCTCGAGTAACTGCTTCGTGATCGCCGTGCTAATAATGCCTGTCCCTCCAATAAATAGCGCTTTCATTTTTTTTACGCACCTCCTATTCTGAATTTTACCACAAGCCTGACCGTAACACGCAACTAATAAGTTAGTAACTTAAAAGAACGCAAAGCAGCTCTTTCTTCATCCTACTCTACGTTCCTTTGGTTGATTCAAATTTTCTTAAATAGAACGGCAATGCCATGGATAATGACTAGAAGCGCAAAAACAATAACGGCTAATACTCCGATAATGTTTAAGATAGGATCGAGCCCTGCAAGAAAAGTCCCTGAAGCCGATACACGAATGAGTCCAAAACCGGCAAGCATACATGCGAAGTACAAGAGCCACGGTTCTCTGAACATACTATCCCCTCCATTATAGTAATTACTAGTAGTCTATGAAGGGGCTTGGCAGATCGTGTCCATCTTTTTTAAAAATAAGTATACTGTCCTTTGAACTGGACCAGAGAGTTACTTGACTGCTTGCATTCATCAACAACTCAAGCGCTTTAATGGGTCAGAATGGAAGTGTCGTAAAGAAATCCAATGACACGCTCAGGGATAGCCGTTAATCACTCCCTTCTCTTTGACATACAATTAACTAACAAGGGAGTGACCTTCATGGTGAAATGGATCAATGTGTCGACGCTGCGACATGAATTGAAACTTTTCGATGGGAATCGGTTGATTAAAACTTACCCCGTTGCGATTGGCAAAATGGTAAGTCCGAGCCCTTATGGATCTTATACCATCATTAACAAACAACCCAACCCAGGAGGTCCATTTGGTGTTCTTTGGATGGGACTTTCCAAACCGCATTACGGAATACACGGAACCAATGATCCTTCTTCTATTGGTAAAAATGTTTCGCACGGCTGTATTCGAATGTACAACGAGGATGTTCTCGATCTCTCCTCAAGAGTTTCCATAGGAACTGAAGTTGTGATTCATCATTAGCGCGTGAAACGAAAAAAAAGACAGCTGAATGCTTTGGCAAACAGGCTGTCCTTTTGTGACAAGGATTGAAACACTCGGCTTTCCCTAGTAATACACACTGATGAGACTTATAGAAAGCCACACAGAGGCAGTCGCCAAGCGTTCTTATCTTTCACTGTCATCACTTCATTTTAAGCTAGGCGTTTCTAGAAATTCTTTAAATCTTCTTCTTGAAACAGGGTCCTCCGAATGAATCGCCTTTTTGGCAAGCTGGATCGCTTCTTCATAATTATCCGCATGATAGATTCCTGTACCAATAACGACGCCGTCAGCACCTGCTTCTGTATAAATGGAAGCATTATTCGGCTTCATCCCACCATCAATCACGATGGCAAGATTCGGATTCACCTGGTTTGCCCGCTCTCTTAATGCCTTAATCCGGTCGATGGTTTCTGGTGACGGTTTCTGCCCCCCAAACCCAATCGTTATGGACATTAATGTGATCGCATCAATCGCTTCAAGAACCTCGTCCGATAATTGGCTGAGGTCTGTTTCCTTTAATATCGCAACTCCCGACAGCAATCCTCGAGATTTTATGTAGTTGATCAGAGATAGCGGATCCTTTGTGGCTTCCAAGTGAAACACAACTTGGTCTGCTCCAGCATCACAATATTTTTCTACATGATCCTCAGGACGACTGACCATTAAATGAACTTCAATGGGTAATTTCGTTATATTTCTTATTTGTGACACGGTTTCAGGACTGAATGTTGTTCTTTCAACAAAATCCCCGTCCATAATATCAATACTAAAAGCATCAACCCCTGCTTGGTCGACGTCTTGAATTTCCTTTGGTAAGTGATCCCAATCCGCATCAAGGATAGACGCGAGAACTAATGCCATACAAAAAACCTCCTAAAAATAATCAATCAAGTAAAAAAGAGTCATCACGGCCACGTCCATTCTAAAATGCCCCGCTATAGAACGAGGGCCTAAAGCGACAGCCTTCATTTCTTCTACTTAAAAATGTGTGAGTGGCCTGTTAAACTTTTATAAGGTATAAAAAAACACCAAATTTAATTTTACGCTACTCCTTATAGGTAGTCAATCAAACTAATGGTCAACGAGAAAACTTGCTCATTAATAGGATCTCTTCTTTCGTTTATTTTAAACAAGTCTATTAGTATCAAGACACTCGACTTCATAATTTTTAAAATCGTTAGCCAAGGTCTTAAAACTTTTAAGGCGCCTTCCCAAATGGAAAGACGCCTAATGATCATCACTTATTCCTCATATTTTTTTAGAACGATAACAGCATTGTGACCACCGAAACCAAACGAATTGGACAATCCGATCGACACGTCAGCTTGGCGGGCAACATTCGGTACATAATCTAGATCACATAACGGGTCACTTTGCTCTTGGTTAATCGTTGGCGGAATAACCCCTTCCTGAAGCATCTTGGCTAAAGCAATCGCTTCGGCACCGCCTGCTGCTCCGAACATATGTCCTGTAACAGATTTATTAGCGGTAATAGGAATCTGGTAGGCCTGCGCGCCAAACACTTCTTTGATCGCCTTGGTCTCAAGCTGATCCCCTAATTCTGTACTGGTTGCATGGGCGCTGATGACATCAATTTGTTCAGGACTTAATTCTGAATTTCCTAGCGCTCTTTGCATAGCAAGAATGGCACCTTTCCCCTCTGGATGCGGGGCTACCAT
This region includes:
- a CDS encoding FAD-dependent oxidoreductase; protein product: MIHIVVLGGGYGGLEVVKRLLTKKSKAPFCMTLIDRQPFHTIKTENYALAAGTLADYQTRVSFPKHPLLDLIYDEVKQINLKQQWVETSNQRISFDYLVIALGSEDRFDLVKGARDYARSIQTIEETRRTSVALLNTKPYGTVKIVGGGLTGVELASELRESREDLNIHIYEKGNQVLKTLPKKIQNYASDWLKRHDIEVLTHSNIEFIGKHNVYRNGLREEADLILWAAGIQSNAVVRGLMEEKDQMGRLKIDSLNRVQNYPNIFAIGDCSSTPFPPSAQIAQQQGSQVAIILHHLINRKKPIRIKPIKNKGVLGTLGKKDGFGMVSGVELTGKLPRILKRGVEWQHINR
- a CDS encoding ribulose-phosphate 3-epimerase; protein product: MALVLASILDADWDHLPKEIQDVDQAGVDAFSIDIMDGDFVERTTFSPETVSQIRNITKLPIEVHLMVSRPEDHVEKYCDAGADQVVFHLEATKDPLSLINYIKSRGLLSGVAILKETDLSQLSDEVLEAIDAITLMSITIGFGGQKPSPETIDRIKALRERANQVNPNLAIVIDGGMKPNNASIYTEAGADGVVIGTGIYHADNYEEAIQLAKKAIHSEDPVSRRRFKEFLETPSLK
- a CDS encoding L,D-transpeptidase, with amino-acid sequence MVKWINVSTLRHELKLFDGNRLIKTYPVAIGKMVSPSPYGSYTIINKQPNPGGPFGVLWMGLSKPHYGIHGTNDPSSIGKNVSHGCIRMYNEDVLDLSSRVSIGTEVVIHH
- a CDS encoding spore germination protein; its protein translation is MPSFYFNPIKIDSIGSGAQVNFGDVLNISPKAMSKSISGSGAFETGDFQVHYEWFSLTNTIDSDGSDQTIAANN
- the lepB gene encoding signal peptidase I — translated: MEEKVSKKREFWSWVRALLIAILLAIIVRHFFLTNYVVDGISMMPNFQNNNRLIVNKMVYDFSSPHYGDVIIFHATPTEDYVKRVIGLPGDTIVYKNDQLYRNGKKISEPYLNQYKQKFEEENPGNYFTNNFSLQTEKSTNFVMRVPKGKLWVMGDNRSVSEDSRMIGFVSMSQVVGKVSLRYYPFNELSLY
- a CDS encoding SDR family oxidoreductase — translated: MKALFIGGTGIISTAITKQLLEQDCELYLINRGNRNSQLPEGATILEADIHDEARVANLIESHEFDVVADFIAFEPAHLERDFRLFNGKTKQFIFISSASAYQKPLSDYRITEGTPLANPYWAYSRNKIACEDYLLKQYRDNGFPITIVRPSHTYDERSVPLGVHGNKGSWQVVKRMMEHKPVIIHGDGTSLWTMTHNRDFAKGFIGLMGNSHAIGEAVQITSDESLTWNQVYQTIADALGVELNAVHVASEFLNACSHYDFKGSLIGDKANTVVFENDKLKRLVPGFTATTRFDQGVKETIRYCLEHPEYQVEDPEFDAWCDRVIEALKDTIERLKG